In Flavobacterium gelatinilyticum, a genomic segment contains:
- a CDS encoding GDSL-type esterase/lipase family protein yields the protein MIRKIDTTGDTYAGNHIYNPKVLESVFKKLSENESEKNQKINIVHIGDSHIQGDLMTNKIRKVLQQRFGNAGRGFVFPYQLAKTNGSYNERFRCNRIWDSYRNIYPVRNYPVGLSGIGLWRDTGGFVVEMSVKDPAYKFNTIQIITPKNENMFDLASSAQTKFIETTERKVITHKIKKGEAISIIADKYNVSINDIKKANQLKSNNIRAGRILRIPTNETQPKNIKTSEFVPLNLESDPFCHYYKSEKALDKIYLVPNKEAKEYELNGLVLEKDAPGVIYSGIGVNGAKFSDYNKYPLFFEQVKALHPDLLIFSLGTNESFDKLEPSDYIQRLRQFIKNLKDQNINVPIIVMTPPPSLFRGGKPNTFVGEYAQRINDIAEKDGFAVWDLYDEFGGLKGIGNLKAEGLIGKDWVHYSKKGYEKQGNLFTEAFIKAYDNFKLKK from the coding sequence ATGATTAGAAAAATCGATACAACCGGAGACACATATGCCGGAAATCACATTTATAATCCGAAAGTATTAGAAAGTGTTTTTAAGAAATTAAGCGAAAATGAAAGCGAAAAGAATCAAAAAATCAATATTGTACATATTGGAGATTCGCACATTCAGGGCGACTTAATGACCAATAAAATCAGAAAGGTTTTGCAGCAGAGATTTGGAAACGCCGGCCGTGGTTTTGTTTTTCCCTATCAGCTTGCCAAAACAAACGGTTCTTATAACGAACGTTTCCGCTGCAACAGAATTTGGGACAGCTATCGAAACATTTATCCGGTAAGAAACTATCCGGTTGGGTTGAGCGGCATTGGGCTTTGGAGAGATACGGGAGGATTTGTGGTAGAAATGAGTGTGAAAGATCCAGCGTATAAATTCAATACGATTCAGATCATAACGCCAAAAAATGAAAACATGTTTGATCTGGCTTCATCGGCTCAAACCAAATTTATTGAAACAACAGAGCGAAAAGTCATCACCCATAAAATTAAAAAAGGCGAAGCGATTTCGATTATTGCAGATAAGTACAATGTTTCAATAAACGATATAAAAAAAGCAAATCAGCTGAAATCGAATAATATTCGTGCAGGAAGAATTTTAAGAATTCCAACCAACGAAACCCAGCCAAAGAATATAAAAACATCAGAATTTGTTCCTTTAAATCTTGAATCTGATCCTTTCTGTCATTATTACAAATCAGAAAAAGCGTTAGATAAAATTTATCTGGTTCCAAATAAAGAAGCAAAAGAGTATGAACTGAACGGACTGGTTCTCGAAAAAGATGCTCCCGGTGTAATTTACAGCGGTATTGGAGTAAACGGAGCCAAATTTTCAGATTACAATAAATACCCATTATTCTTTGAGCAGGTAAAAGCACTGCATCCCGATCTTTTGATTTTCTCATTGGGAACAAACGAAAGTTTCGATAAACTGGAACCTTCAGATTATATCCAGAGACTGCGGCAGTTTATTAAAAATCTGAAAGATCAGAATATAAATGTTCCGATAATCGTGATGACACCGCCGCCATCCTTATTTAGAGGCGGAAAACCAAACACTTTTGTGGGAGAATATGCGCAGCGTATAAATGATATAGCCGAAAAAGACGGTTTTGCCGTTTGGGATTTATATGATGAGTTTGGAGGCCTGAAAGGAATAGGAAACCTGAAAGCAGAAGGATTAATTGGCAAAGACTGGGTTCATTATTCTAAAAAAGGATACGAAAAACAAGGGAACTTGTTTACAGAAGCATTTATAAAAGCATACGATAATTTTAAATTAAAGAAGTAA
- a CDS encoding bifunctional 5,10-methylenetetrahydrofolate dehydrogenase/5,10-methenyltetrahydrofolate cyclohydrolase, translating into MQLLDGKKTSNDIKNEIAAEVQSIKAAGGKVPHLAAVLVGNNGASLTYVGSKVKSCQEIGFDSTLVSLPETITEDELLAKIKELNEDDNLDGYIVQLPLPKHIDEQKILLAIDPDKDVDGFHPTNFGRMALEMESFIPATPFGIMELLERYKVETAGKHTVVIGRSHIVGRPMSILMSRKGNPGDSTVTLTHSRTKDLAEFTKNADIIITALGVPEFLKADMVKEGVTVIDVGITRVEDASNAKGYVIKGDVDFDGVSKKASFITPVPGGVGPMTIAMLLKNTLLARKMRSARNQ; encoded by the coding sequence ATGCAGCTACTAGACGGTAAAAAAACATCTAACGACATTAAAAACGAAATTGCAGCCGAAGTTCAATCTATAAAAGCAGCCGGAGGAAAAGTGCCTCATTTAGCTGCGGTTTTAGTGGGAAACAACGGAGCAAGTTTAACTTACGTAGGAAGTAAAGTAAAATCATGCCAGGAAATTGGCTTCGATTCAACTTTAGTTTCGTTACCTGAAACCATTACCGAAGACGAACTGCTTGCAAAAATTAAAGAGCTAAACGAAGATGATAATCTGGACGGATACATCGTACAGTTACCTTTGCCAAAACACATCGACGAGCAGAAAATCTTGTTAGCAATCGATCCTGATAAAGATGTAGACGGTTTTCACCCAACTAACTTTGGCAGAATGGCTCTTGAAATGGAAAGTTTTATTCCGGCAACTCCATTTGGAATTATGGAATTATTAGAGCGATACAAAGTAGAAACTGCAGGAAAACATACCGTTGTAATTGGAAGAAGCCACATCGTAGGACGACCAATGAGTATCTTAATGAGCCGTAAAGGAAATCCGGGAGATTCAACAGTTACCTTAACTCACAGCCGAACTAAAGATTTAGCAGAATTCACTAAAAACGCCGATATCATTATTACAGCTTTAGGAGTTCCGGAATTCTTAAAAGCAGATATGGTAAAAGAAGGAGTAACTGTTATCGACGTTGGAATTACACGTGTAGAAGATGCATCAAATGCAAAAGGATATGTGATCAAGGGCGATGTTGATTTTGATGGAGTAAGTAAAAAAGCATCTTTCATTACACCAGTTCCAGGAGGAGTAGGGCCAATGACTATTGCAATGTTACTTAAAAATACTCTTTTAGCAAGAAAAATGAGAAGCGCAAGAAACCAATAA
- the ffh gene encoding signal recognition particle protein → MFDNLSDKLDKAFHILKGHGKITEVNVADTLKEVRRALLDADVNFKIAKDFTARVKDKAIGQDVLTTLQPGQLLVKLVKDELTELMGGDVAGVNLSGNPTVILMSGLQGSGKTTFSGKLANFLKTKKNKKPLLVACDIYRPAAINQLHVVGDQIGVEVYSEPENKNPVEIAQNAIKHAKANGFNVVIVDTAGRLAVDQEMMDEIARVHKAIQPQETLFVVDSMTGQDAVNTAKAFNDILNFDGVILTKLDGDTRGGAALSIKSIVNKPIKFVGTGEKMEAIDVFYPERMAERILGMGDVVSLVERAQEQFDEEEARKLQKKIAKNEFGFDDFLTQIQQVKKMGNMKDLVGMIPGASKAMKDVEIEDDAFKHIEAIIYSMTPGERSKPAIIDVKRKARIAKGSGTKVEQVNQLMKQFDQMSKMMKMMQGPGGKNLMKMMGGMKGMPGGMPR, encoded by the coding sequence ATGTTTGATAATTTAAGTGATAAGTTAGATAAAGCGTTCCATATATTAAAAGGACACGGTAAAATTACAGAAGTAAACGTAGCCGATACCTTAAAAGAAGTTCGTCGTGCCTTACTTGATGCCGACGTTAACTTTAAAATTGCCAAAGATTTTACGGCCAGAGTAAAAGACAAAGCAATTGGTCAGGATGTATTAACAACATTACAGCCGGGACAATTATTGGTTAAGTTAGTAAAAGACGAACTTACCGAATTAATGGGAGGCGATGTAGCAGGTGTAAACCTTTCAGGAAACCCTACAGTTATTTTAATGTCAGGACTTCAGGGATCTGGTAAAACAACTTTCTCAGGGAAATTAGCAAACTTCTTAAAAACAAAGAAAAACAAGAAACCACTTCTTGTAGCCTGTGATATCTACCGTCCTGCGGCGATTAATCAGCTTCATGTTGTGGGAGACCAAATAGGTGTTGAGGTTTACTCAGAACCGGAAAATAAAAATCCTGTAGAAATTGCTCAAAACGCAATTAAACACGCCAAAGCAAACGGATTTAATGTTGTAATCGTCGATACAGCAGGACGTTTGGCAGTAGATCAGGAAATGATGGATGAAATTGCACGTGTACACAAAGCAATTCAGCCTCAGGAAACCTTGTTCGTTGTCGACTCTATGACAGGACAAGATGCTGTAAACACAGCAAAAGCTTTCAACGATATCCTAAACTTTGATGGAGTTATCTTAACGAAATTAGACGGTGATACTCGTGGCGGAGCAGCACTTTCGATCAAATCGATTGTAAACAAACCAATCAAATTTGTTGGTACCGGAGAGAAAATGGAAGCAATTGATGTTTTCTATCCGGAACGTATGGCTGAGCGTATCTTAGGAATGGGAGACGTTGTGTCTCTTGTTGAAAGAGCTCAGGAACAATTTGACGAAGAAGAGGCAAGGAAACTTCAAAAGAAAATCGCTAAAAACGAATTTGGTTTTGACGATTTCTTAACGCAGATTCAACAGGTGAAAAAAATGGGTAATATGAAAGACTTGGTTGGAATGATACCGGGAGCTTCAAAAGCCATGAAAGATGTTGAAATCGAAGATGACGCCTTCAAACATATCGAAGCGATCATTTATTCGATGACCCCGGGAGAAAGAAGTAAACCTGCCATTATAGATGTAAAAAGAAAAGCCAGAATCGCAAAAGGTTCGGGGACCAAAGTCGAGCAGGTAAACCAACTAATGAAACAGTTTGACCAAATGAGCAAGATGATGAAGATGATGCAGGGGCCAGGCGGAAAAAATCTGATGAAAATGATGGGAGGCATGAAAGGAATGCCGGGAGGAATGCCGAGATAA
- a CDS encoding MBOAT family O-acyltransferase: MTTIDSINNWFIQNFGAVTEEQVKDWFTYNPDEKLLFNTGLFLGMFLVFYFIYGFLRKTFYLRLTYVILFSLFFYYKSSGIYFLLLLLSSVVDYGLSQIIYKETKDTTKKIYLVISVILNLGLLGYFKYMNFMIGTYNDMFSGNLKFHDIFLPVGISFYTFQSMSYIIEIYREEIKPTKNYIEYLFFVSFFPQLVAGPIVRAKDFLPQIYQKLNLTKQDVNNALFLIIGGLIKKTVISNYISVNFVDRVFDTPLTYTSFENLMASYGYAIQIYCDFSGYSDMAIGIALLLGFKLPVNFRTPYKSDSITDFWRRWHISLSTWLKDFLYISMGGNREGSFAGYLFPSLFFFGLLIWGITNYTVSIIPLIIAVSSIALFCLSFLLSGKKKQTLVTNLNLFTTMLLGGLWHGAGAQFIVWGALHGLALAVHKIFMELFPSKKEGSGFLWNFFSVVITFHFVVFCWIFFRARDFETALQVINNIGQLTFEPELWKTIIIGYKNVFLLMLFGYVWHFLPEFFTDKMKLVFDKTPLLIKAIILGFVYWIVYATAVAGSQPFIYFQF; the protein is encoded by the coding sequence TTGACGACAATAGATAGCATTAATAATTGGTTCATTCAAAATTTTGGTGCAGTTACAGAAGAACAGGTAAAAGATTGGTTTACATACAATCCAGACGAGAAACTGTTATTTAATACCGGCTTGTTCCTGGGGATGTTCCTGGTTTTTTACTTTATTTACGGATTTTTGCGTAAAACATTTTATTTAAGATTAACTTACGTTATTCTCTTCTCGCTTTTCTTTTACTATAAGTCAAGCGGTATTTACTTTTTGCTTTTACTATTATCATCTGTAGTTGATTATGGTTTAAGCCAGATTATTTATAAAGAAACAAAAGATACCACTAAGAAAATATATCTTGTAATAAGTGTTATCCTGAATTTAGGACTGCTGGGTTATTTCAAGTACATGAATTTCATGATTGGAACTTATAATGATATGTTCAGCGGGAATTTAAAATTTCATGATATTTTTCTTCCTGTTGGGATTTCCTTCTACACTTTCCAGTCGATGAGTTATATTATCGAAATCTATCGGGAAGAAATCAAGCCGACAAAAAACTATATCGAATATTTATTTTTCGTGTCGTTCTTCCCGCAGTTAGTTGCCGGACCAATCGTGCGAGCCAAAGATTTCCTGCCGCAGATTTATCAAAAATTAAACCTGACCAAACAAGATGTAAACAATGCTTTATTCTTGATTATTGGAGGTTTGATAAAAAAAACGGTAATATCAAATTACATATCAGTAAACTTTGTAGACCGCGTTTTCGATACACCCTTAACGTATACTTCTTTTGAGAATTTGATGGCCTCTTACGGATACGCAATTCAGATTTATTGCGACTTTTCCGGATACTCAGATATGGCAATTGGTATTGCGTTGTTGTTAGGATTCAAATTACCGGTCAATTTTAGAACACCGTACAAATCAGATTCGATTACGGATTTCTGGAGAAGATGGCATATTTCGCTTTCAACCTGGTTAAAAGATTTCTTGTATATCTCAATGGGAGGAAACCGCGAAGGATCTTTTGCAGGATATTTATTCCCGAGTTTATTCTTCTTCGGATTATTGATTTGGGGAATAACCAATTATACCGTAAGCATTATACCGCTTATAATTGCGGTTAGTTCAATTGCGCTTTTTTGTCTGTCATTTTTGCTTTCAGGAAAAAAGAAACAAACATTAGTAACCAATCTAAACCTGTTTACCACAATGCTTCTTGGCGGATTGTGGCACGGGGCAGGAGCGCAGTTTATCGTTTGGGGAGCATTACACGGACTTGCACTGGCAGTGCATAAAATTTTCATGGAATTATTTCCGTCCAAAAAAGAGGGATCCGGCTTTTTATGGAATTTCTTTTCAGTTGTTATAACCTTTCATTTTGTGGTTTTCTGCTGGATCTTTTTCCGCGCCAGAGATTTCGAAACAGCCTTACAGGTAATCAACAATATTGGTCAGCTGACTTTTGAGCCGGAACTTTGGAAAACCATAATAATCGGTTATAAAAATGTATTCTTACTAATGTTGTTCGGTTATGTATGGCATTTCTTGCCGGAATTTTTTACAGACAAAATGAAACTGGTTTTCGATAAAACACCATTATTAATCAAAGCAATCATCTTAGGATTTGTTTATTGGATTGTTTATGCAACGGCAGTTGCAGGTTCGCAGCCGTTTATTTACTTTCAGTTCTAA
- a CDS encoding TonB-dependent receptor yields the protein MFFLCTLSSSAQKNPVISGKIAAEKDSPIEAATIYLIHPKDSSVEAYTLSDKNGLFKLEIKAGSQNSILKIAAEGYLEFSDTIEKRTQNMDLGIIRLMKYDIELNEVIIKNEAPIRIKKDTIEFNASSFKLRPDSNVEALLKELPGVTVDSDKKITVNGKKVSQVLVNGRPFFDADGKIALQNLPAELINKVQVSDFKTKEQEFTKQASTSEDVSLNLTIDKEKNKGLFGKVMGGYGSSERYESSALVSYFNDKKRVSFLASSNNINASGFSVSEIFDAMGGGRNNGSGGVSRSGGGIMKSNMIGVNYNDEWFKGANTDLNYNFTNSNLNNTNKTSELTLLPTGSLLAESSSKNDQDTNKHNAYFYLDYIISPSIKIVISPVIDAGKSKAANNFDSKTWDENNQLINSSNSFNTTETNNTNFRNDIRFLLDTKKEGRYFTLSLQNDNSRNDSDSRVNSATVFAQGTNPDDLRNQNVVQKNERDKYTGDFQYREPVSKSLNLAFSVSTDLEKRTDDKKTFDRNGNNPEYDIFNESLSNFSSFTSFQVNPKVGFSAEGKKFELMVYTGTSVIKTENHALYLKETTDLDKNYFIPNGTIHFNYKLTKSKNLRMAYERKFTIPAENQVLAVANLDNPLIVITGNPNLKASTFHYLQGTLMDFNFQTNSGYHIRFNSTYFDSQIVRASAYNNSGKQISTFDNVEGTYNILLGGEWNKTIKKEANSFKFRFNINGNYNFDKGFTNGQPYEAKAFRFTPGLLFAYGYGELVDIKPSYNFSYNDIRYNNISLSSTSNTIHNFNIEMTSFWPKDWVFGNDFGYTYNSNISGPYKKDFYLWNTSLSYKFSKQFALKIKVYDLLNQNQSASRTITPTSVIDSESNVLKRYAMFSLLYKFQNFKTDENSIYGVY from the coding sequence GTGTTTTTCTTGTGTACTCTTTCTTCTTCTGCACAAAAAAATCCCGTTATCAGCGGTAAAATTGCTGCCGAAAAAGATTCGCCTATCGAAGCCGCAACCATTTATTTGATTCATCCAAAAGATTCGTCGGTAGAAGCCTATACACTTTCGGATAAAAATGGTCTCTTTAAATTAGAAATCAAAGCCGGGTCTCAAAACAGTATTTTAAAAATTGCGGCAGAAGGTTATCTGGAATTTTCAGATACGATAGAAAAACGCACTCAAAATATGGATTTAGGTATTATCAGGCTTATGAAATATGATATTGAACTGAATGAAGTTATTATAAAAAACGAAGCTCCTATCCGGATAAAAAAAGACACCATAGAATTTAATGCTTCATCATTTAAATTACGTCCAGATTCCAATGTAGAAGCTTTGTTAAAAGAATTACCCGGTGTAACTGTAGATTCGGACAAAAAAATAACAGTAAACGGAAAAAAGGTAAGTCAGGTCTTAGTTAACGGAAGACCTTTTTTTGACGCAGATGGAAAAATAGCGCTTCAAAACCTTCCGGCTGAGCTGATAAATAAAGTACAGGTTTCGGACTTTAAAACCAAGGAGCAGGAATTCACCAAACAGGCTTCAACATCCGAAGATGTTTCACTCAACCTAACGATAGACAAAGAGAAAAACAAAGGTCTTTTCGGTAAAGTAATGGGCGGCTATGGAAGCTCGGAACGTTATGAAAGCAGTGCTTTAGTGAGTTATTTTAATGATAAAAAGCGTGTTAGTTTTTTAGCTTCTTCTAATAATATTAATGCATCGGGTTTTTCTGTAAGTGAAATTTTTGATGCTATGGGAGGCGGAAGGAACAATGGTTCGGGTGGTGTTTCACGCAGCGGCGGCGGAATAATGAAATCGAATATGATTGGGGTAAATTATAATGATGAATGGTTTAAAGGAGCAAATACTGATTTGAATTATAATTTTACCAATTCTAATTTAAACAATACGAATAAAACATCAGAGCTTACTTTGCTTCCAACAGGTTCTTTACTGGCTGAATCCAGTTCAAAAAATGACCAGGATACTAATAAGCATAATGCATATTTTTATCTTGACTATATTATTTCCCCTTCAATAAAAATTGTTATTTCCCCAGTCATTGATGCCGGAAAAAGTAAAGCAGCAAATAATTTTGACAGCAAAACCTGGGATGAGAATAATCAGTTAATCAATTCAAGTAATTCTTTTAATACAACTGAAACAAATAATACTAATTTCAGAAATGATATAAGGTTTTTGTTAGATACTAAGAAAGAGGGGCGCTACTTTACTCTCTCACTTCAAAACGATAATTCACGAAACGATTCAGATTCAAGAGTAAATTCAGCAACAGTTTTTGCGCAGGGAACAAATCCTGACGATCTGCGTAATCAAAATGTTGTCCAGAAAAATGAGAGAGATAAATATACAGGGGATTTTCAATATAGAGAACCTGTAAGTAAGTCACTCAACCTGGCTTTCTCTGTAAGTACGGATCTTGAAAAGAGAACAGATGATAAGAAAACATTTGACCGTAATGGTAACAATCCTGAGTATGATATTTTTAATGAATCACTTAGTAATTTTAGTTCTTTTACTAGTTTTCAGGTGAATCCTAAAGTTGGATTTAGTGCCGAGGGAAAGAAATTTGAATTAATGGTTTATACAGGAACTTCTGTTATAAAGACCGAAAATCATGCGTTGTATTTAAAGGAAACTACAGATTTGGATAAAAACTATTTTATTCCAAACGGGACAATCCATTTTAATTACAAATTAACAAAGTCGAAAAATTTAAGGATGGCATATGAGCGTAAATTTACGATTCCAGCAGAAAATCAGGTTTTGGCAGTTGCTAATTTAGATAATCCCCTGATTGTTATAACTGGTAACCCTAATCTAAAAGCTTCGACTTTTCATTATTTACAAGGAACGCTTATGGATTTTAATTTTCAGACAAATTCGGGGTATCATATCCGTTTTAATTCAACATACTTTGACAGCCAGATCGTGAGAGCTTCTGCCTATAACAATTCTGGAAAGCAGATTTCAACTTTTGATAATGTAGAGGGTACATACAATATATTATTGGGAGGAGAATGGAATAAGACCATAAAGAAAGAAGCAAATAGTTTTAAATTTCGGTTTAATATAAATGGCAATTATAATTTTGATAAAGGTTTTACAAATGGGCAGCCGTATGAGGCAAAAGCATTTAGATTTACTCCCGGGTTATTATTTGCCTATGGCTACGGAGAATTAGTTGATATCAAACCGTCGTATAATTTCTCGTATAATGACATTAGGTATAACAATATTTCTTTAAGTTCAACATCAAACACAATTCATAACTTTAATATCGAAATGACAAGCTTTTGGCCTAAGGACTGGGTTTTTGGGAATGACTTTGGGTATACCTATAATTCGAATATTTCCGGACCTTATAAAAAAGATTTTTACTTGTGGAATACCAGTTTATCCTATAAATTTAGTAAGCAGTTTGCACTCAAAATTAAAGTGTATGATTTGCTGAATCAAAATCAGAGTGCTTCAAGAACAATTACGCCAACTTCTGTTATTGATTCAGAAAGTAATGTTTTAAAGCGTTACGCAATGTTTTCTTTATTGTATAAATTTCAAAATTTTAAAACAGACGAGAATAGTATTTATGGAGTGTATTAA
- a CDS encoding magnesium transporter CorA family protein → MKAFYTNNNGLVEIQKWTSDCWIHIESPTETDKKYLLEELQIPEAFYNDIEDIDERPRIEIEDGWTLIIMRIPIKSGDVKIPFHTVPLGIIFKDDICVTMSFYKTEIIADFVQYSQRKNIEIEDNFNLVLRLLLSSSVWYLKYLKQINQKIKLAEDNLEKSIKNEELQALLQIEKCFVFFITSLKANDVLFQRIKNLKAHKASYDPELLEDVEIELNQAQDTANIYNNILTGMMDAYASVISNNMNNIMKQMTSISIILMIPTLIASLYGMNVPNGLEESQYGIWILLLVSIVLSTLGVFLFKRRRWF, encoded by the coding sequence ATGAAAGCCTTTTACACAAACAACAACGGATTGGTGGAAATCCAAAAATGGACTTCAGATTGCTGGATTCACATCGAATCTCCAACAGAAACAGATAAAAAATATTTACTGGAAGAACTTCAAATTCCCGAAGCATTCTACAATGATATCGAGGATATCGACGAGAGACCCCGTATCGAAATTGAAGACGGATGGACATTGATTATCATGCGCATTCCTATAAAAAGCGGCGATGTCAAAATTCCTTTTCATACCGTGCCGCTCGGAATCATTTTTAAAGATGATATCTGCGTGACAATGAGTTTTTATAAAACAGAAATCATTGCCGATTTTGTGCAATATTCACAACGAAAAAACATCGAAATCGAAGATAATTTCAATTTAGTACTGAGACTGCTTTTATCATCCAGCGTTTGGTACTTAAAATATCTGAAACAAATCAATCAAAAAATAAAGCTGGCCGAAGATAATTTAGAGAAATCGATCAAAAATGAAGAATTGCAGGCCCTGCTTCAAATCGAAAAATGTTTTGTATTCTTCATCACCTCTTTAAAAGCAAATGATGTCTTATTCCAAAGAATAAAAAATCTAAAAGCACACAAAGCCAGTTACGATCCGGAATTATTAGAAGATGTCGAAATCGAATTAAATCAGGCGCAGGACACAGCCAATATTTACAACAACATCTTAACCGGAATGATGGATGCATACGCTTCTGTAATCTCCAATAATATGAACAATATTATGAAACAGATGACCTCGATTTCCATCATATTAATGATCCCGACATTAATCGCCAGTTTGTACGGAATGAACGTCCCAAACGGTCTCGAAGAAAGCCAATACGGAATCTGGATTCTGCTTTTAGTTTCAATAGTATTATCAACTTTAGGAGTATTTTTATTCAAAAGAAGAAGATGGTTCTAA
- a CDS encoding winged helix-turn-helix domain-containing protein yields the protein MGIIDKLNKDFESRVRLGIMSILMVNDWVDFTEMKTLLNITDGNLASHSSALEKAGYIEVKKEFVGKKPKTSYQVTDLGRAAFKEHLSYLEKLMKS from the coding sequence ATGGGAATTATTGATAAACTAAATAAAGATTTTGAAAGCCGTGTCAGATTGGGTATTATGTCCATTCTGATGGTTAACGACTGGGTAGATTTTACCGAGATGAAAACCCTTTTAAATATAACCGATGGTAATTTAGCAAGTCATTCCTCTGCACTTGAAAAGGCCGGTTATATTGAAGTAAAAAAAGAATTTGTGGGCAAAAAGCCTAAAACCTCTTATCAGGTTACGGATTTAGGACGTGCAGCCTTTAAAGAGCACTTATCGTATCTTGAAAAATTGATGAAATCTTAA
- a CDS encoding DUF4153 domain-containing protein, which produces MKKHQIILACSLIFTLLFYNQGPGINISIFGVALTLLISYFFQEKFVDRSHLILVITSILSCFAFAWYGDAASLFALALSILFLQFKTQSGELKMLQIFPLIVLNGFASVGRIFMFNQWLPERKIHNDFAKKIVAFVVIPLVFLGLFFIVYSFGSNHFSSLFTDYELDIDIPELILVVILGFYISFSFWNYWVPDTCYEYNPKLNNSFTNVSEVKNQSTFSFLDLDFERKSGEITLVLLNIMLLIFIGTYNYEQFFEVVEKANLSSDTHERVNAVIFSILMAVGVILFYFKGGFNFDEKAGTLKKLAKVWITLNAVLIISTIIKNTEYVSFYGLTYKRLGVYAFLILAVIGLVVSLQKIRRQKTNAYLFNQMIWYFYGTLLLCSYINWGNLITNYNISVNKGVEPVFLSGLNFNDDARREYFLKNNLDGNYAEINRERLIENYQNAGFLSKALYYDFLEPKKQTQD; this is translated from the coding sequence ATGAAAAAACATCAAATTATTTTAGCCTGCAGTTTAATTTTTACACTGCTGTTTTACAATCAGGGACCCGGAATTAATATTTCAATTTTTGGCGTGGCACTGACACTTTTAATTAGTTATTTCTTTCAGGAAAAATTTGTCGACAGATCACATCTTATTTTGGTAATAACCTCTATTTTATCCTGTTTTGCCTTTGCGTGGTACGGAGACGCTGCATCGCTTTTTGCTTTAGCCTTGTCCATATTATTTTTACAGTTTAAAACCCAGAGCGGTGAATTGAAAATGTTACAAATTTTTCCGCTCATCGTTTTAAACGGATTTGCTTCTGTAGGACGTATTTTTATGTTTAATCAATGGCTTCCCGAAAGAAAAATTCACAATGATTTTGCGAAAAAAATAGTAGCCTTTGTTGTCATTCCGCTGGTATTTTTAGGATTGTTCTTTATTGTTTATTCTTTCGGGAGTAATCATTTTTCTTCCTTATTTACAGATTACGAATTAGACATTGATATACCTGAATTGATCTTAGTAGTTATTCTGGGATTCTATATTTCGTTTAGTTTCTGGAATTATTGGGTTCCTGACACCTGTTATGAATACAATCCAAAATTGAATAATAGTTTTACAAATGTTTCAGAAGTAAAAAACCAGAGTACATTTTCATTTCTGGATCTTGATTTTGAAAGAAAAAGCGGTGAGATCACTTTGGTTTTATTAAACATCATGCTTTTGATTTTCATAGGAACCTATAATTACGAACAGTTTTTTGAAGTGGTCGAAAAAGCCAATTTAAGTTCTGATACACACGAACGTGTAAATGCCGTAATTTTTTCTATTCTGATGGCTGTGGGTGTAATTCTGTTTTATTTTAAAGGAGGGTTTAATTTTGATGAAAAAGCAGGAACTTTAAAAAAGCTTGCCAAAGTATGGATTACATTAAATGCAGTTTTGATAATAAGTACCATCATCAAAAATACCGAATATGTTTCTTTTTACGGATTAACATATAAGAGATTAGGAGTTTATGCATTTTTAATTCTGGCTGTAATTGGTTTGGTGGTTTCATTACAAAAAATACGCAGACAGAAAACCAACGCATATCTTTTCAACCAAATGATCTGGTATTTCTACGGAACCCTGCTTTTGTGCAGCTATATAAACTGGGGAAACCTGATTACAAATTACAATATTTCGGTTAATAAAGGAGTAGAGCCGGTATTTTTAAGCGGCTTAAATTTTAATGATGATGCCCGAAGAGAATATTTCTTAAAAAATAATCTGGATGGAAATTACGCTGAAATTAACAGAGAGAGACTCATTGAGAATTATCAGAATGCAGGTTTTTTATCTAAAGCTTTGTATTATGATTTCTTAGAGCCTAAAAAACAAACACAAGATTAA